The window CAGAAATGGAAAAAATGACAGACCATGAATTAAAACAGAAATCTAATGAATTAAAAAAACAAGCTCAAGATGGTGCAAATTTAGATGATTTATTAATTGATGCATATGCAGTTGCAAGAGAAGCTGCAAGAAGAGTTTTAGATTTAAATGCTTATAGAGTTCAACTTATAGGAGCAATTATTTTACATAATGGTGATGTTGCAGAAATGAAAACAGGTGAAGGTAAAACTTTGACTGGATTATTTCCTGCGTATTTAAATGCATTAGCTGGCAAAGGTGTTCATATTGTTACTGTTAATGAATATCTTTCAAAACGGGATTCTGAAATTAATGGTCGCGTATATGATTTTTTGGATATTAAAGTAGGTTTAAATGGTCGCTCTTTAAACAAGGACCAAAAAAGACAGGCTTATTCAGCAGATATTACATATACAACAAATTCAGAATTAGGTTTTGATTATTTGCGAGATAATATGGTTTTATCTTTGGAACAAAAAGTACAACGTGGATTAAATTTCTCAATTATAGATGAAGTTGACTCTGTATTAATAGATGAATCTAGAACGCCTTTAATTATCTCTGGTGGTTCAATGAATAGAACAAAATTATATGAGGCTGCAGATCAATTGGCAAAAACATTAATAGGTAATGGTGTTGATGTAGACATAGATTTAGAAACTAAACAAGTTTTTTTAACCGAATCAGGTATTAAAAAAGCGGAAGGTTTTTTTACACTTAAAAATTTATTTGATGTAAATAATACCGAAATTTTCCATTTAATTATGAACGCATTAAAAGCCAATTTTATTTTTAAAACGGAAGTTGAATATACAGTTAAAGATAATCAAATAGTACTTATAGATCAATTTACAGGACGTATTATGGAGGGTCGTGCTTATTCTGATGGTTTACATCAGGCATTACAGGCAAAAGAAAAAGTTCGTGTAGAAGAAGAAACGACTACAATGGCAACGATTACGTACCAAAATTTTTATCGTATGTATGCAAAAATTTCAGGTATGACTGGTACTGCAAAAACAGAAGAAGAAGAATTTATTAAAATTTATAATATGAGAGTTGTTTCAGTGCCAACTAATCGACCCGTTATAAGAATAGATGAACCAGATTTCACTTTTGCAACTAAGGGAGCAATGTTTAAACATTTCAAAAATCATTTAAAAGAATTAAATGATCAGGGAATACCAATATTAATCGGAACGACATCTGTTGAATCATCAGAGCAAATAGCAAATGTTTTAACAAAAGCTAATTTTAAGTTTGAAATGATTAATGCAAAAAATCATGATCGTGAGGCTGAAATAGTTGAAAAAGCAGGTCAAAATCAAGCAATTACACTTGCAACTAATATGGCTGGTCGTGGAACAGATATTAAATTGGGTGAAGGAATTGCAAAATTAGGTGGATTACATGTTATTGGTATTGAAAGAAATGAGGCTAGACGTATTGATAATCAATTACGAGGACGTGCTGGTAGACAGGGAGATCCCGGATGTTCTAGATTTTATATAACTATGGAAGATGATTTAATGAAGCGTTTTGCCTCACCAAAATTAAGACAAATGTTTTTACGTTTAGGTGATGACCATATTAAATCTAGAATGTTTACACGTGCAATAACTAACGCACAAAAAAAACTAGAGGGGTTAAATTTTGACCAACGTAAAAATGTTTTAGATTATGATAATGTTTTAGCACAACATCGTGAAGCTATGTACTCACAAAGAGATGATATTTTGGCACAACCAGATTTAAAGGTGGTTATTGAAAAATTTGTTTATACAGATGCTTATGAAACGGTTGATAAATCTTCTGATTTAATTAGAGGTCAAAAAACAACTGATATAAAAAACTTATTAGAAAAAATAGATGGCATATATATAACTAAAGGATTATTTACAATTAGTGATTTTCAAGGTAAAGATAAAAGAGAGATTGCTGCGAGAATTTCAGAAGCAATAATGAATAACTATATTGAAAGAGTTAAAGATATTCCAGAAAATGTTGTACATGAAATGGAAAAAAGAACAATTATTCAATCTTTTGATAAATATTGAACGCACCATATAAATTTGTCAAATAAATTACGTTCAGGTATATATTTACAACAATATGCACAAAACAACCCGCTACAACATTATGTAGAAGAAGCATCAATATTATTCAATAATATGAAAATAAATATTGCACACGATGTAATTGATAAACTTTCTAAGGTTGTAATAAAACCAGTAGATCAACAATCATCTAATATTGTTAATCTTTCTGATTTATCACTTAATAATCAAGTAACAAATGGTAATCAAAAAGAACAACAACACATTAATATTACAGATAAGGATATTGAAAAAATATTAAAAGAAATAAATATTGAATTTAATCAAGCAACACCTATGAATGTTCGTGATGCATTTATAAAATTGAAAGAAAATTTAGATCCAAAAGTAGATAATCAAAAAATTCAGGAACTTAATTTGAAAGAAAGAATTTTGGTTGGTTTTTTCCAAGAATTAGCAAGGAAAAGAATGCAAATTCAAAATGGTGGTAAAGTAGATTTAAAATTATCACCACAGCATATAAATCAATTATTAGATGAATTTAATATTGATTTAAAAAAAGTAACAATAGAAGATGTGGATCAAAAAATAGAAACTATTAAAAAAACACTAGATCCTGAAAAAGATAAAGCACAAATTCAACAATTAGAAATTAAAAAGCAAATTCTTGCTAAAATAATTGATGATATTAAAACACAAAAAATAAAAATAATGGATTTATCTGAGACTGCAAATAAAAATGAAACAGAATATATTGTTTCTGATGAAACTGGGAAAACAAAAAAAAGAATTAAAGCAAACAAAGATGGCGATATTGAAGATGTAAATGATTCTGAGCAAGTTCAATCTCAAGTCAAAATTGGTTAGTAATAAACACTAGGTAAAAACCTAGTGTTTTTGTCGCACAGGAGGTCGAAAATTATGAATAAAGAGTTTAGAAAATTTGATTTAGTAACAGATTTCACTCCATCGGGTGATCAACCTCAAGCAATAAAGGAACTTGTTGAAGGCTTGAATGAAGGTAAAAAACATCAAGTATTGCTCGGAGCAACAGGGACTGGTAAAACTTTTACTATGGCAAATATAATTACAAAAATGAATAAGCCAACATTGGTTTTGGCGCATAATAAAACACTAGCAATGCAATTGTATATTGAATTATCAGATTTTTTTCCAAATAACAGGGTTGAATATTTTGTTTCAAACTTCGATTTTTTTCAACCAGAAGCATATGTTCCCTCAAGAGATTTGTATATTGAAAAGGATGCAAAGCAAAATCTTGAATTAGATATGATGAGATTGAGTTCAAAAAACGCACTTCTTACTAGAAGCGATACTATAGTTGTAGCTTCAGTTGCAGCAATATTTGCAGAGCAAAATCCGCAAGAATATGCAGAAGCATTTTTTGAAATAAATATTAATCAAAAATTTTCTAAAAAAGAATTACTTTCTTTTTTGGTAAGAACTGGCTATTCCAGAAATGAAATTGAAAAAGCACCAGGAACATTTTCCGCAAAAGGAGATGCAATAATAATTGTTCCGGGATGAACGCATAGATATTATTTTAGAATTTCTTTATTTGGTGACGAAATAGAAACAATAGATATAATGGATATAATGACAAATTCAATTACTGAAAAAACCAAAACATTAACCATTTTTCCTGCAACCGGTTATGTTACACCAGAAAATAAAATGAAAACTGTAATAGAAAATATTCGCAATGATTTATTTGATAGATTGAAAGAATTACGTGCTGAAGAAAAAATTGTAGAAGCACAAAGATTAGATCAAAGAACAAGATATGATTTAGAGTCACTAGAAGAATTTGGTTATGTTTCAGGAATTGAAAATTATTCTTCTTATCTTGATTTTAGAAAACCTGGAGAAACACCTTTTACTTTAATAGATTATTTTGGCGATGATTTTTTAACAATTATTGATGAATCACACATTATGATTCCTCAAGCTAGAGGAATGTATAATACTAATTTGTCTAGAAAAAAGACATTAATTGAATATGGCTTTAGATTACCAAGTGCAATGGACAATAGGCCATTGAATTTTGAGGAATTTATAAATAAAATGAAACAAATAATTTATGCATCTGCAACTCCTGGTGATTATGAATTGGGTATGACAGAAAATAAATTTGTACAACAAATAATTCGTCCGACAGGACTATTAGATCCGCTAATTGAAGTTAGAAAAACAGAAAATCAAATAGAAGATATTATTGAAGAAATTATTAAAAGAAGAGAAAAAAATGAAAGAGTATTTATTACAACTATTACTATCGCTCAATCCGAAGCTTTAACAAGTTTTTTACAAGGTAGAGGAATAAAAGTTGCATATTTACATTCAGAATTAAAAACATTGGAACGTTCAATTGTTTTAACAGATTTAAGAAAAGGTGTATTTGAAGTTGTTGTTGGTGTTAATCTATTGCGAGAGGGATTAGATATACCAGAAGTTTCATTGATTTGTATTTTAGATGCTGATAAGCAAGGATTTTTAAGAAATACTCGTTCTTTAATTCAAACAACAGGTAGAGCTGCAAGAAACGCTAATGGTTTAGTAATTTTTTATGCAGATCAAATAACTCAGTCTATGAAAGAAACTATTGAAGAAACATCAAGGCGTAGAATCATTCAGCAAGAATATAATGAGCGAAATAATATTGTACCAAAAACAGTAATTAAAAAAATATCAGATTACGGAGTTTCAGAAGATGTCAGAAAAGAAATTTTAAGATCTACAAATAAAAAAGGACAAGTATCTAAAAGAGAAAAATCAAAAATTGTCCAAGATTTGAGAGTTAAAATGATAGCAGCATCAAAGGAATTAGACTTTGAAACTGCAGCAAGTCTGCGTGATATGATAATTGAATTAGAAGGAGAATAATCAAATGAGTGTTGATAAAATTATTATTAAGGGAGCAAGAGAACATAATCTTAAGGATGTAAACATTGAAATACCAAAAAATAAATTAGTTGTCTTTACGGGACTATCTGGTTCTGGAAAATCATCATTAGCGTTTTCAACTATTTATGCAGAGGGTAGAAGAAGATATATTGAGTCGCTGTCTGCGTATGCAAGACAATTTTTAGGTGGAAACGAAAAACCAAATGTAGATTCAATTGAGGGATTGTCACCCGCAATTTCTATTGATCAAAAAACAACAAGTCATAATCCTCGTTCAACTGTTGGTACTGTTACAGAAATATATGATTATTTGCGTTTACTTTATGCGAGAGTGGGAACACCAAATTGTATTAATGGTCATGGAATAATTTCTGCCTCTACATTAAAAGAAATTACAAATAATATAAAAGCAAAAACAAAAATAGATGAGCAAATTTTTATTTTATCACCAATAGTGAGAGACAAAAAAGGTAGTTTTGCTGCTTTATTTGAAAGATTAATAGCAGATGGATTTATTCGAGTAAGAGTTGATGAT of the Spiroplasma endosymbiont of Labia minor genome contains:
- the uvrB gene encoding excinuclease ABC subunit UvrB codes for the protein MNKEFRKFDLVTDFTPSGDQPQAIKELVEGLNEGKKHQVLLGATGTGKTFTMANIITKMNKPTLVLAHNKTLAMQLYIELSDFFPNNRVEYFVSNFDFFQPEAYVPSRDLYIEKDAKQNLELDMMRLSSKNALLTRSDTIVVASVAAIFAEQNPQEYAEAFFEININQKFSKKELLSFLVRTGYSRNEIEKAPGTFSAKGDAIIIVPGWTHRYYFRISLFGDEIETIDIMDIMTNSITEKTKTLTIFPATGYVTPENKMKTVIENIRNDLFDRLKELRAEEKIVEAQRLDQRTRYDLESLEEFGYVSGIENYSSYLDFRKPGETPFTLIDYFGDDFLTIIDESHIMIPQARGMYNTNLSRKKTLIEYGFRLPSAMDNRPLNFEEFINKMKQIIYASATPGDYELGMTENKFVQQIIRPTGLLDPLIEVRKTENQIEDIIEEIIKRREKNERVFITTITIAQSEALTSFLQGRGIKVAYLHSELKTLERSIVLTDLRKGVFEVVVGVNLLREGLDIPEVSLICILDADKQGFLRNTRSLIQTTGRAARNANGLVIFYADQITQSMKETIEETSRRRIIQQEYNERNNIVPKTVIKKISDYGVSEDVRKEILRSTNKKGQVSKREKSKIVQDLRVKMIAASKELDFETAASLRDMIIELEGE